From one Balaenoptera acutorostrata chromosome 6, mBalAcu1.1, whole genome shotgun sequence genomic stretch:
- the LOC130708422 gene encoding interferon alpha-1-like: MAPTLSLLLALVLFSCNSSCSLGCDLPQTHSLANTRALMLLQQMRRISPFSCLKDRNDFGFPQEAFGGNQFQKAQAIAVVHETIQQTFRLFSTEGSAAAWDETLLDKFCTALSQQLTDLQACLMQEAGLEGTPLLKEDSILAVRKYFHRITVYLQEKNYSPCAWEIVRAEVMRSFPSSTNLQERLRRKE; encoded by the coding sequence ATGGCCCCAACCTTGTCCTTACTCCTGGCCCTGGTGCTGTTCAGCTGCAACTCCAGCTGCTCTCTGGGCTGCGACCTGCCTCAGACCCACAGCCTGGCTAACACGAGGGCCCTGATGCTCCTGCAACAAATGAGGAGAATCTCCCCCTTCTCCTGCCTGAAGGACAGAAATGACTTTGGATTCCCCCAGGAGGCGTTTGGTGGCAACCAGTTCCAGAAGGCTCAAGCCATCGCTGTCGTCCATGAGACGATCCAGCAGACCTTCCGGCTCTTCAGCACGGAGGGCTCGGCTGCCGCTTGGGATGAGACCCTCCTGGACAAGTTCTGCACTGCACTTTCTCAGCAGCTCACTGACCTGCAAGCCTGTCTGATGCAGGAGGCGGGGCTGGAAGGGACTCCCCTGCTGAAGGAGGACTCCATCCTGGCTGTGAGGAAATACTTCCACAGAATCACTGTCTATCTGCAAGAGAAGAACTACAGCCCTTGTGCCTGGGAGATTGTCAGAGCAGAAGTCATGAGATCCTTCCCTTCCTCAACAAACTTGCAAGAAAGACTCAGGAGGAAGGAATGA
- the LOC103009118 gene encoding interferon omega-1-like, translated as MAFMLSLLTALVMFSYGPGGSLGCDLSQNHVRISRKNFMLLGQMRRIPPYFCLKDRKDFGFPQDTVDGSQLPKAQATSVLHEMLQQIFRLFHTERSSAAWDTSLLDKLHAGLHQQLEDLDACLVQVMGDEETALGVTGPTLAVKRYFHGIHLYLKEKKYSDCAWEIVRVEIMRSLSSSTNLQERIRIMDRDLGSP; from the coding sequence ATGGCCTTCATGCTCTCTCTACTGACTGCCCTGGTGATGTTCAGCTACGGCCCTGGTGGATCTCTGGGCTGCGACCTGTCTCAGAACCACGTGCGGATTAGCAGGAAGAACTTCATGCTTCTGGGCCAAATGAGGAGAATCCCCCCTTACTTCTGTCTGAAGGATAGAAAAGACTTCGGTTTCCCCCAGGACACGGTGGATGGCAGCCAGCTCCCGAAGGCCCAGGCCACCTCTGTCCTCCACGAGATGCTCCAGCAGATCTTCCGCCTCTTCCACACAGAGCGCTCCTCTGCCGCCTGGGACACCTCCCTCCTGGACAAACTCCACGCTGGACTCCATCAGCAGCTGGAGGACCTGGACGCCTGTTTGGTGCAGGTGATGGGAGATGAAGAAACTGCCCTGGGAGTGACGGGCCCTACACTGGCCGTGAAGAGATACTTCCATGGAATCCATCTCTacctgaaagagaagaaatacagtGACTGTGCCTGGGAAATTGTCAGAGTGGAAATCATGAGATCCTTGTCTTCATCAACCAACTTGCAAGAAAGGATAAGAATTATGGATAGAGACCTGGGGTCACCTTGA
- the LOC130708530 gene encoding guanine nucleotide-binding protein-like 3-like protein, producing MMKLRHKNKKPGKSSKGRKKISWFHTQPAKQNGKKAATKVASAPQFVHSNDHASREAELKKKRVEDMREKQQAAREQERHRRRTIESYCQDVLRRQKEFERKEEVLEELNMFPQLDDEATRKAYYKEFRKVVEYSDVILEVLDARDPLGCRCFQMEETVLQAEGNKKLVLILNKIDLVPKEVVEKWLEYLRNELPVVAFKASTQHQVKNLNRCSVPVDQASESLLKSKACFGAENLMRVLGNYCRLGEVRTHIRVGVVGLPNVGKSSLINSLKRSRACSVGAVPGVTKFMQEVYLDKFIRLLDAPGIVPGPNSEVGTILCNCIRVQKLADPVTPVETILQRCNLEEISSYYGVSGFQTTEHFLTAVAHRLGKKKKGGIYSQEQAAKAVLADWVSGKISFYTLPPSTHTLPAHLSAEIVKEMTEVFDIEDTEQANEDTMECLATGESDELLGDMDPLEMEIKWLHSPMVKIADAMENKTTVYKIGDLTGYCTNPNRHQMGWAKRNVDLHPRNNSSVDVCPVDRRPMLQRIMETDPLQQGQALASALKNKKKLQKRTDKLASKLSDSMMSALDLSGNADDSAGD from the coding sequence ATGATGAAACttagacacaaaaataaaaagccaggTAAAAGTTCCAAAGGCCGCAAGAAGATAAGTTGGTTCCACACTCAGCCTGCAAAGCAGAATGGGAAGAAAGCAGCCACCAAAGTGGCCTCCGCTCCCCAGTTTGTTCACTCCAATGATCATGCCAGTCGGGAGGCTGAATTAAAGAAGAAGAGGGTTGAGGACATGCGGGAGAAGCAGCAGGCTGCCCGGGAGCAAGAGAGACACCGACGCAGGACCATTGAAAGCTATTGTCAGGATGTCCTGCGACGCCAGAAGGAGTTTGAGCGCAAGGAGGAAGTTTTGGAGGAATTAAATATGTTTCCTCAGTTGGATGATGAGGCCACAAGGAAGGCTTATTACAAGGAGTTCCGTAAGGTGGTGGAATACTCTGATGTGATTCTAGAAGTCCTGGATGCCAGGGACCCATTGGGCTGCCGCTGCTTCCAAATGGAGGAGACTGTCCTGCAGGCAGAAGGCAACAAGAAGCTGGTCCTGATCTTGAACAAGATTGACCTGGTCCCCAAGGAGGTTGTGGAGAAGTGGCTGGAATACCTTCGGAATGAGCTGCCAGTCGTAGCTTTCAAGGCCAGCACCCAGCATCAGGTCAAAAACCTGAATCGCTGCAGTGTGCCAGTGGATCAAGCCTCTGAGTCACTGCTGAAAAGCAAAGCCTGCTTTGGAGCTGAAAATCTCATGAGGGTTCTGGGGAACTATTGCCGCCTGGGTGAAGTACGCACCCATATCCGTGTGGGTGTTGTGGGCCTTCCCAATGTTGGGAAGAGCAGCCTGATCAATAGCCTGAAGCGCAGCCGTGCGTGCAGTGTGGGAGCCGTTCCTGGGGTCACCAAGTTCATGCAGGAGGTCTACCTGGACAAATTCATCAGGCTGCTGGATGCCCCGGGCATTGTCCCAGGACCCAACTCGGAGGTGGGCACCATCCTGTGCAACTGCATTCGTGTGCAGAAGCTGGCGGATCCTGTGACCCCAGTGGAGACCATTCTGCAGCGCTGCAACCTGGAGGAGATTTCCAGCTATTACGGTGTCTCTGGGTTCCAGACCACTGAGCACTTTCTGACTGCAGTGGCCCACCGcttggggaagaagaagaaggggggcATATACAGTCAGGAGCAGGCAGCCAAAGCTGTCCTGGCTGACTGGGTGAGCGGGAAGATCAGCTTCTATACACTCCCACCCTCCACTCACACTCTGCCTGCCCATCTCAGTGCTGAGATTGTTAAGGAGATGACTGAGGTCTTCGACATTGAGGATACCGAGCAGGCCAATGAGGACACCATGGAATGCTTGGCCACTGGAGAATCTGATGAGCTGTTGGGTGACATGGACCCGCTCGAAATGGAGATCAAGTGGCTCCATTCTCCGATGGTGAAAATAGCAGATGCCATGGAAAATAAAACCACGGTGTATAAGATTGGAGATCTCACTGGGTATTGCACCAATCCAAACCGTCATCAGATGGGGTGGGCTAAGCGCAACGTGGATCTTCACCCCAGGAACAATAGCTCAGTGGATGTCTGCCCAGTGGACCGCCGCCCGATGCTACAGAGGATCATGGAGACAGACCCACTGCAGCAGGGCCAGGCTCTGGCATCTGCCCTGAAGAATAAGAAGAAGCTCCAGAAGCGTACAGATAAGCTCGCCAGCAAGCTGTCTGATTCCATGATGTCCGCCCTTGACCTCTCTGGCAACGCTGATGACAGTGCTGGTGACTGA
- the LOC103012490 gene encoding interferon alpha-13-like yields MAQIYLLVAGVMLCSIPACSLGWNLPRSHSQENKEVFQHLEQMQRIPSQWCLKDRTDFKCPWKRENITPIQMTQGTCHHHLMLQQIFNLFATENSRAAWNNTLLDKLLSSLHLRLHRLEQLKKDNLDCRDLGLAAREYFHGIHVYLKAKEYSPCAWEVVRVEIEGCLSLM; encoded by the coding sequence ATGGCCCAGATCTATTTGCTAGTGGCAGGAGTGATGCTCTGCTCCATCCCTGCTTGCTCTCTTGGCTGGAACTTGCCAAGAAGCCATAGCCAGGAAAACAAGGAAGTCTTCCAACATTTGGAACAGATGCAAAGGATCCCCTCTCAGTGGTGCCTAAAGGACAGAACCGACTTCAAATGTCCTTGGAAAAGAGAGAATATCACCCCAATCCAGATGACTCAAGGCACCTGTCACCACCATCTGATGCTCCAGCAGATCTTCAACCTCTTCGCCACGGAGAACAGCCGTGCTGCCTGGAACAACACCCTCCTCGATAAACTTCTCTCCAGCCTTCATCTGAGGCTGCACCGACTGGAGCAGCTGAAAAAAGACAATCTAGATTGTCGAGATTTGGGACTTGCTGCCCGGGAGTATTTCCACGGAATCCATGTCTACCTGAAGGCAAAGGAATACAGCCCCTGTGCCTGGGAGGTTGTCAGAGTGGAAATTGAAGGGTGCCTTTCCCTTATGTAA